The Panacibacter microcysteis genome includes a window with the following:
- a CDS encoding N-acetylmuramoyl-L-alanine amidase: MVNKIIIIILAVTFFACSCNPYTATNKLYKNQAKAYGKVMAAYPIEDTMQTAAYFVGTTNFNMRKPNFVIIHHTAQNSCEQTLKTFTLQRTQVSAHYVICKDGTVHHMLNDYLRAWHAGAGKWGNDADINSSSIGIELDNNGFEFFPDAQMQSLLRLLAALKKNYNIPQANFIGHAEIAPARKNDPNIFFPWKELAGRGFGYWYDDTTNVIIPPNFDNMKALRIIGYDVKDSVAAIKTFKRHWLQDTSAVLTEADRKILFLVERKFN; this comes from the coding sequence CATTTTTTGCCTGCTCATGCAATCCATATACTGCTACTAATAAGCTATACAAAAACCAGGCAAAAGCTTACGGGAAGGTAATGGCTGCATACCCAATTGAAGATACCATGCAAACAGCGGCATATTTCGTTGGTACAACCAATTTCAATATGCGCAAGCCAAACTTTGTCATTATCCATCACACCGCGCAAAACAGTTGCGAACAAACCTTAAAGACATTCACACTACAGCGTACACAGGTAAGTGCACATTATGTTATATGTAAAGATGGAACGGTACATCATATGCTCAATGATTATCTGCGGGCATGGCATGCAGGCGCAGGAAAGTGGGGTAACGATGCAGACATCAACAGCAGCAGCATTGGTATTGAATTAGACAATAACGGCTTTGAATTTTTTCCCGATGCGCAAATGCAAAGCCTGTTAAGGTTACTGGCTGCATTAAAGAAAAATTATAATATACCGCAGGCAAACTTTATAGGTCATGCAGAAATTGCACCTGCACGCAAAAACGATCCCAATATTTTTTTTCCATGGAAAGAACTTGCCGGCAGGGGATTTGGTTATTGGTATGATGACACGACCAATGTTATTATACCACCAAATTTCGATAACATGAAGGCACTGCGCATCATAGGTTACGATGTAAAAGATTCTGTTGCAGCCATCAAAACTTTTAAAAGACATTGGCTGCAGGATACATCAGCAGTGCTTACAGAAGCCGACAGGAAAATACTTTTCCTCGTAGAAAGAAAATTCAATTAA
- a CDS encoding 2-oxoglutarate dehydrogenase E1 component, whose protein sequence is MKDFSYITSSHPAFVESLYNDFSKNPESVDPELRKFFEGFDFAVSSVAVNGNGASAPSTATPSENVDWMREIRVYRMILGYRNKGHLIAKTNPIRERKDRGANLNLGFFGFSEADLDKEFYAGQLVGLGKTTLKNIIDYLKKAYATHVGVEFKYISEQERVDWLYNEMEKKFNDPLPLEKRKRILEKLNQGVMFEKFLHTKYIGQKRFSLEGGETTIAALDAIINTAADHDVQEVVIGMAHRGRLNVLANIMGKTYEQIFSEFEGTAKLDQTMGSGDVKYHMGYGSEVTTTGNKTIHLKLMPNPSHLEAVDPVVVGFARAKADVMYASDFDKILPILIHGDASIAGQGIVYEVLQMSDLKGYHTGGTIHFVINNQIGFTTDFDDARSSDYCTSLAGAIQAPVMHVNGDDAESVVKCVEIATRYRQQFNADIFIDMVCYRKHGHNEGDDPKFTQPHLYALIDKHQNPREIYTSYLLDNGEADAKDLAKEMEKKFWADLQERLDEIKQNPLPYNYQQPELWWKSLRKATSEDFVQSPNTAISEENFKKLFDALMVWPGDFTPLKKVEKIIQDKIKLFQGENKVDWATGELLGYASVLLDGNDVRMSGQDVKRGTFSHRHAVLRDENTDKEYSRLSRIEGAKGQFRIYNSLLSEYGVLGFEYGYAMANPHALVLWEAQFGDFSNGAQTMIDQFISAGEQKWNRMNGVVMLLPHGYEGQGPEHSSARLERYLQACAENNMIITNITTAANFFHALRRQVAWPFRKPLINFAPKANLRHPGSYSHISEFTTGGFREVIDDEAANANEVKKVLFCSGKLYFDLAERKQKEGRSDIALVRLEQIYPLPLKQLEDLYKKYNKAVWFWVQEEPLNMGAASFLQMNLKSLNYGVISRNPSAATATGYAKVHKQEQEEIIQTAFSI, encoded by the coding sequence ATGAAAGATTTTTCCTATATCACTAGCTCACATCCCGCATTTGTTGAAAGTTTATACAATGATTTTTCCAAAAACCCTGAAAGTGTAGACCCAGAACTACGTAAGTTTTTCGAAGGTTTCGACTTTGCTGTAAGCAGTGTTGCCGTCAATGGTAATGGCGCTTCAGCACCTTCCACTGCTACACCATCTGAAAATGTAGACTGGATGAGGGAAATCCGGGTGTACAGGATGATTCTCGGATACAGGAACAAGGGGCACCTCATTGCAAAAACAAACCCCATCAGGGAAAGAAAAGATCGCGGTGCTAACCTGAATCTTGGCTTTTTTGGCTTTTCCGAAGCTGATCTTGATAAAGAATTTTATGCCGGCCAGTTGGTAGGTTTGGGAAAAACTACCCTTAAAAATATCATCGACTACCTCAAAAAAGCCTATGCAACCCATGTAGGTGTTGAATTCAAATACATCAGCGAGCAGGAAAGGGTAGACTGGTTATACAACGAAATGGAGAAAAAATTCAATGATCCATTGCCGCTTGAAAAAAGGAAACGTATCCTTGAAAAACTGAACCAGGGCGTTATGTTTGAAAAATTCCTCCATACCAAATATATCGGTCAGAAAAGATTTTCACTGGAAGGTGGAGAAACAACTATTGCAGCACTTGATGCCATTATCAACACTGCCGCAGACCACGATGTACAGGAGGTGGTTATTGGAATGGCCCACCGCGGAAGACTGAATGTACTTGCAAACATTATGGGTAAAACCTATGAGCAGATCTTCAGCGAATTTGAAGGCACCGCCAAACTCGACCAGACCATGGGTAGCGGAGACGTAAAATACCACATGGGATATGGTAGCGAGGTAACGACGACCGGCAATAAAACAATTCACTTAAAACTAATGCCCAATCCTTCGCACCTCGAAGCGGTTGATCCTGTTGTGGTGGGTTTTGCAAGAGCAAAGGCAGATGTAATGTACGCCAGCGATTTCGATAAAATACTTCCCATACTCATACACGGAGATGCTTCTATTGCAGGCCAGGGAATAGTTTACGAGGTGTTGCAGATGAGCGATCTGAAAGGCTACCATACCGGTGGCACCATACACTTTGTAATCAATAACCAGATTGGTTTTACTACAGATTTTGATGATGCCCGCAGTTCTGATTATTGTACCTCGCTTGCTGGTGCCATACAGGCGCCGGTTATGCATGTAAACGGAGACGACGCAGAATCCGTTGTTAAATGCGTGGAGATTGCTACCCGTTACCGCCAGCAGTTTAATGCAGATATCTTCATCGATATGGTTTGCTATCGTAAACATGGCCACAATGAAGGCGATGATCCGAAGTTTACGCAGCCACATTTGTATGCATTGATCGACAAACACCAGAACCCAAGAGAAATTTACACCAGTTACCTGCTTGACAATGGCGAAGCTGATGCAAAAGATCTTGCCAAAGAGATGGAAAAGAAATTCTGGGCAGATCTGCAGGAACGCCTCGATGAAATAAAGCAAAACCCGCTTCCTTATAACTACCAGCAACCGGAATTGTGGTGGAAAAGCCTTAGAAAAGCAACTTCAGAAGATTTTGTACAATCTCCCAATACTGCAATAAGCGAAGAAAATTTTAAAAAGCTATTCGATGCATTGATGGTATGGCCAGGTGATTTCACACCATTGAAAAAGGTCGAAAAAATTATACAGGATAAAATAAAGCTTTTCCAGGGCGAAAATAAAGTTGACTGGGCAACCGGCGAATTGTTGGGTTATGCAAGTGTATTGCTTGACGGCAATGATGTGCGCATGAGCGGCCAGGATGTTAAGAGAGGAACTTTCTCTCATCGCCACGCGGTGCTGAGAGATGAAAATACTGACAAAGAATACAGCAGGTTAAGCAGGATTGAAGGTGCCAAAGGTCAGTTCAGAATTTATAACTCCTTACTGAGCGAGTATGGTGTATTGGGTTTTGAATATGGCTATGCTATGGCAAACCCACATGCTTTGGTACTTTGGGAGGCGCAGTTTGGCGATTTCAGCAACGGCGCGCAAACCATGATAGACCAGTTCATAAGCGCAGGCGAACAGAAATGGAACAGGATGAATGGCGTTGTTATGTTGTTACCACATGGCTACGAAGGGCAGGGCCCGGAACATAGCAGTGCACGTTTGGAACGCTACCTGCAGGCTTGTGCTGAGAACAACATGATTATTACTAATATTACTACGGCGGCAAACTTTTTCCATGCATTAAGACGACAGGTGGCATGGCCTTTCAGAAAACCGCTGATCAATTTTGCGCCAAAGGCAAACCTGAGGCATCCCGGCAGTTACAGCCATATCAGCGAGTTTACAACCGGTGGTTTCAGGGAAGTCATAGACGACGAAGCTGCAAATGCTAATGAGGTAAAGAAAGTGTTGTTCTGCTCCGGTAAATTGTATTTTGACCTTGCTGAGAGAAAACAAAAAGAGGGTAGGAGCGATATTGCACTGGTACGCCTGGAACAGATTTATCCACTGCCGTTGAAACAACTGGAAGATTTATATAAGAAATACAATAAGGCCGTTTGGTTTTGGGTGCAGGAAGAACCGTTGAATATGGGTGCGGCCTCATTTCTTCAAATGAACTTAAAAAGCCTGAATTATGGTGTAATAAGCCGTAATCCAAGTGCCGCCACAGCTACAGGTTATGCCAAAGTACATAAGCAGGAGCAGGAAGAGATTATTCAAACAGCATTTAGTATATAG
- the rpoB gene encoding DNA-directed RNA polymerase subunit beta: MSSTTMQSRVSFGKTKHLAETPDLLDIQLESFRDFFQLETTPDKRNNEGLFKVFKENFPITDTRNIFVLEFLDYFIDPPRYTIEECMERGLTYAVPLKAKLRLSCNDEEHVDFQTIVQDVFLGNIPYMTPRGTFVINGAERVVVSQLHRSPGVFFGQSIHPNGTKIYSARVIPFKGAWMEFATDINNVMYAYIDRKKKFPVTTLLRSIGFETDKHILELFGMATEVPADKKSLKNQLGKKLAARVLRTWVEDFVDEDTGEVVSIERNEIVMERDTVLDEDAVNTIGELDIKSVFVQRDDVGGDYAIIYNTLNKDTSNSELEAVQHIYRQLRGADAPDNETARGIIDKLFFSDKRYDLGEVGRYKINRKLGVNQKLTNKVLTKEDIIEIIKYLVRLTNAKAEIDDIDHLSNRRVRTVGEQLYAQFGVGLARMARTIRERMNVRDNEVFTPVDLINARTLSSVINSFFGTSQLSQFLDQTNPLSEITHKRRISALGPGGLSRERAGFEVRDVHYSHYGRLCTIETPEGPNIGLISTLCVHAKINDMGFIETPYRKVTEGKVNMNQLTFLSAEEEDTAKIAQSNSVIDGQGNFVEDRIVSRETGDFPILDKAEVEYMDVAPNQIVGLSASLIPFLEHDDANRALMGSNMQRQAVPLIRPESPIVGTGLEGKAARDARIQIHAEGEGVVEYVDSREIHVRYNRNDQDRLVSFEEDLQIYKLTKFIKTNQSTCIILRPAVKKGQKVAKGDFLTEGYATQNGELALGRNLQVAFMPWKGYNFEDAIVISERVVREDLFTSIHIDEYELEVRDTKLGEEELTPDIPNVSEDATKDLDENGIIRIGAQVREGDILIGKITPKGESDPTPEEKLLRAIFGDKAGDAKDASLKAPNGTEGVVIDKKLFQRAKKDKNAKIREKAQLEKVEKVHEKNEEDLKEVLLSKLQTLLRDKSSAGVTNNFGEMLIGKTAKFNVKNLGAIDYQNVNPLGWTGDAVVDDQINTLLHNFNIKYNEELGRYKREKFNISIGDELPAGVLKLAKVYLAVKRKLKVGDKMAGRHGNKGIVAKIVRAEDMPFMEDGTPVDIVLNPLGVPSRMNLGQIYETILGWTGKRLGVKFATPIFDGATVEEIAQYCQDSGIPSMGHTFLYDGETGERFHQKATVGVIYMIKLHHMVDDKMHARSIGPYSLITQQPLGGKAQFGGQRFGEMEVWALEAYGAANILQELLTLKSDDIIGRAKTYEAIVKGDNIPRAGVPESFNVLVHELRGLGLDLKFE, encoded by the coding sequence ATGTCATCAACTACAATGCAAAGCAGGGTAAGTTTCGGTAAGACCAAACACCTGGCTGAAACTCCTGACCTTTTAGACATTCAGTTAGAATCATTCAGAGACTTCTTCCAGTTAGAAACCACTCCTGACAAACGTAATAACGAGGGCTTGTTTAAAGTATTTAAGGAAAACTTTCCTATTACAGATACCCGCAACATCTTCGTACTGGAGTTTTTGGATTACTTTATCGATCCGCCCCGTTACACTATTGAAGAATGTATGGAGCGTGGTCTTACATATGCTGTACCGCTTAAAGCAAAATTGCGTTTGAGCTGTAATGACGAAGAGCACGTAGATTTCCAGACTATTGTTCAGGATGTATTCCTGGGTAATATTCCCTATATGACACCCCGTGGTACTTTTGTAATCAACGGTGCCGAGCGTGTGGTAGTTTCTCAGTTACACCGCTCACCAGGTGTATTTTTTGGCCAGTCTATTCACCCGAACGGAACAAAGATCTACTCTGCAAGAGTTATTCCGTTTAAAGGTGCCTGGATGGAGTTTGCTACAGACATTAACAATGTAATGTACGCTTACATCGATCGCAAAAAGAAATTCCCTGTAACAACTTTATTGCGTTCTATAGGTTTTGAGACCGATAAACATATCCTGGAGCTTTTCGGAATGGCCACTGAGGTTCCTGCGGATAAAAAATCACTCAAAAACCAACTTGGAAAAAAATTGGCTGCTCGTGTACTCCGTACATGGGTAGAAGATTTCGTGGATGAAGATACCGGTGAAGTAGTAAGTATTGAGCGTAACGAAATCGTGATGGAGCGTGATACCGTTCTGGATGAAGATGCAGTAAATACGATTGGTGAACTGGATATAAAGAGCGTATTCGTACAGCGTGATGACGTGGGTGGAGATTACGCTATTATCTATAACACCTTGAATAAAGATACTTCTAACAGTGAACTGGAAGCGGTGCAGCACATCTATCGTCAATTGCGTGGTGCTGATGCCCCGGATAATGAAACTGCCCGCGGTATTATCGATAAATTATTCTTCAGTGATAAGCGTTACGATCTTGGAGAGGTTGGTCGTTACAAGATCAACCGTAAACTTGGCGTGAACCAAAAGCTTACCAATAAGGTTCTTACAAAAGAAGACATCATTGAGATCATTAAATACCTGGTGCGTTTAACGAATGCCAAGGCTGAAATAGACGACATCGATCACCTGAGCAACCGTCGTGTACGTACAGTGGGCGAGCAGTTGTATGCACAGTTTGGTGTTGGTCTTGCCCGTATGGCGCGTACCATTCGTGAAAGGATGAACGTGCGTGATAACGAGGTGTTTACACCGGTTGACCTGATCAACGCCAGAACATTGTCTTCCGTTATCAACTCATTCTTCGGTACGTCTCAGCTTTCTCAATTCCTCGACCAGACAAACCCATTGTCTGAAATTACACACAAACGTCGTATTTCCGCATTAGGACCCGGCGGTCTGAGCCGTGAAAGAGCAGGCTTTGAGGTTCGTGACGTGCACTATTCTCACTACGGTCGTCTTTGTACAATCGAAACACCGGAAGGTCCGAACATCGGTCTTATCTCTACACTTTGTGTGCATGCGAAGATCAATGATATGGGTTTCATCGAAACACCATATCGTAAGGTTACAGAGGGTAAGGTGAATATGAATCAGCTTACATTCCTGAGTGCGGAAGAAGAAGATACAGCAAAGATTGCACAGTCTAATTCTGTGATAGATGGCCAAGGTAATTTCGTGGAAGACAGGATTGTCAGCCGCGAAACAGGTGATTTTCCTATCCTGGATAAAGCAGAAGTTGAATATATGGACGTTGCGCCTAACCAGATCGTTGGTCTAAGTGCTTCGCTGATTCCATTCTTAGAGCATGATGATGCCAACCGTGCGTTGATGGGATCAAACATGCAGCGCCAGGCAGTTCCTTTGATTCGCCCTGAATCTCCGATTGTGGGTACAGGCCTGGAAGGAAAAGCTGCACGTGATGCGCGTATCCAGATACACGCAGAAGGTGAGGGTGTGGTTGAGTATGTTGATTCAAGAGAAATACATGTACGTTATAACAGGAATGACCAGGATCGCCTGGTAAGCTTTGAGGAAGATCTCCAGATCTACAAACTCACCAAGTTTATCAAAACAAACCAGTCAACCTGTATCATCCTTCGACCTGCTGTAAAGAAAGGACAGAAGGTTGCAAAAGGCGATTTTCTTACCGAAGGTTATGCAACACAAAATGGTGAGCTGGCATTAGGTAGAAACCTGCAGGTTGCGTTCATGCCCTGGAAAGGTTACAACTTCGAAGATGCGATTGTAATCAGCGAGCGCGTTGTTCGTGAAGATCTTTTCACTTCTATACATATTGACGAGTACGAACTCGAAGTTCGCGATACAAAACTTGGTGAAGAAGAACTCACACCAGATATTCCAAACGTATCAGAAGATGCTACCAAAGATCTTGATGAAAATGGTATCATCCGTATTGGTGCCCAGGTTCGTGAAGGTGACATCCTGATTGGAAAAATTACACCAAAAGGAGAAAGTGACCCAACGCCTGAAGAAAAACTGTTGCGTGCCATTTTCGGTGATAAAGCCGGTGATGCGAAAGATGCATCATTGAAGGCACCAAATGGTACAGAAGGCGTAGTGATAGATAAGAAACTTTTCCAGCGTGCGAAAAAAGATAAGAACGCGAAGATTCGCGAAAAAGCACAACTGGAAAAAGTAGAGAAAGTGCATGAGAAGAACGAGGAAGATCTGAAAGAAGTACTGTTAAGCAAACTGCAAACCTTACTCCGCGATAAATCTTCTGCAGGCGTTACCAACAACTTTGGAGAAATGCTGATCGGTAAAACTGCTAAGTTCAATGTAAAGAACCTTGGCGCTATCGATTATCAAAACGTAAATCCATTAGGTTGGACTGGTGATGCTGTAGTTGACGACCAGATCAATACTTTATTACACAACTTCAATATCAAATACAACGAAGAACTTGGCCGCTACAAGAGAGAGAAATTCAACATCTCTATTGGTGATGAGCTGCCTGCAGGTGTATTGAAACTTGCCAAAGTTTACCTCGCTGTAAAACGTAAGTTGAAAGTGGGTGATAAAATGGCCGGCCGCCACGGTAACAAAGGTATTGTTGCAAAAATCGTACGTGCAGAAGACATGCCATTTATGGAAGACGGCACACCGGTTGATATTGTCCTCAACCCACTTGGTGTACCTTCCCGTATGAACCTCGGACAGATCTACGAAACCATTCTCGGCTGGACAGGCAAACGCCTTGGTGTTAAGTTCGCTACGCCAATTTTTGATGGTGCCACTGTTGAAGAGATCGCCCAGTACTGCCAGGATTCAGGCATCCCTTCAATGGGCCACACATTCCTGTACGATGGTGAAACAGGCGAGCGCTTCCACCAGAAAGCCACGGTTGGTGTTATTTACATGATTAAACTACACCACATGGTTGATGATAAGATGCACGCACGTTCTATCGGGCCATACTCTCTTATTACACAACAGCCGCTCGGTGGTAAAGCACAGTTTGGTGGTCAGCGTTTTGGTGAGATGGAGGTTTGGGCACTTGAAGCTTACGGTGCTGCAAATATTCTGCAGGAATTGCTTACACTTAAATCCGATGATATCATTGGTCGTGCAAAGACTTATGAAGCAATCGTTAAAGGTGATAACATTCCAAGAGCAGGTGTACCCGAATCATTCAATGTATTGGTACATGAATTACGTGGCTTGGGTCTCGATCTTAAATTTGAATAA
- a CDS encoding outer membrane beta-barrel protein — MKKQLFLIVLLCSAVAFESEAQYRYHYGRPRVRTRVRVSPAPKRPVQRIPQAAFQPTLNISLGYGFPNLDKMQLVDFYNAQKGNGTQTGPFTGAIDYQFSRNMSIGVMGTYGKVSAPYYDYANNSNIPDFTGKLENWSAMLNVMTYFPTYNRKVEPYLRTAIGVNSWQQDYTDTEGNKVYNGEKPTQLAYQASLGARFNITKGAGLYVEGGYGKYILNGGLTFKF; from the coding sequence ATGAAAAAACAGCTTTTCCTGATTGTCCTGCTCTGCAGTGCCGTTGCTTTTGAATCGGAGGCGCAATACCGTTACCACTACGGAAGACCAAGAGTAAGAACGCGGGTGAGGGTTTCACCGGCACCCAAAAGACCGGTTCAGCGTATTCCGCAGGCAGCTTTTCAGCCAACGCTAAACATCAGTCTGGGGTATGGTTTCCCAAACCTTGATAAAATGCAACTTGTTGATTTTTACAATGCACAAAAGGGAAACGGTACGCAAACAGGGCCTTTTACCGGCGCAATCGATTACCAGTTCAGCCGCAATATGAGCATTGGTGTAATGGGTACCTACGGCAAGGTTTCAGCTCCTTATTATGATTACGCCAATAATTCCAACATTCCCGATTTTACAGGTAAACTGGAAAACTGGAGTGCCATGCTGAATGTGATGACCTATTTTCCTACTTACAACCGTAAAGTAGAACCCTACCTGAGAACTGCCATAGGGGTAAATAGCTGGCAACAGGATTACACCGATACAGAAGGTAACAAGGTGTACAATGGAGAAAAGCCCACACAGCTTGCTTACCAGGCATCCCTGGGGGCCAGGTTTAATATTACAAAGGGAGCTGGCTTGTACGTGGAAGGTGGTTACGGAAAGTATATACTCAATGGCGGTTTAACATTTAAGTTCTAA
- a CDS encoding DUF72 domain-containing protein: protein MEFGRVDGSLLNNIDFTLPEEPASNQHVLKGKTAHKPKVYIGCAKWGRPEWVGKIYPLKTKEKDFLQHYVEHYNCIELNATHYKIYGAAGIAKWAEKAKDKDFLFCPKMYQGVTHRGSLKGKDFITSEFFRGIVAFEDHLGPIFVQVSDSFSPKRKAELFDYLASLPTDLQFFLEVRHPDWFSVDAIREELFDRLRSLNMGAVITDTSGRRDCAHMHLTIPKTFIRYVGNSLHPSDYTRTDMWIDRMKYWLDKGLEELYFFMHMHDETYSPELTVYLVDKLNAACNLQLQKPVFIKNDQNQVPLKKQQSLF, encoded by the coding sequence ATGGAATTTGGCCGGGTAGATGGATCGTTACTCAACAATATTGACTTCACTTTGCCGGAAGAGCCAGCATCTAATCAACACGTGCTGAAAGGCAAGACTGCACACAAGCCCAAAGTTTATATCGGTTGTGCCAAATGGGGCCGGCCGGAATGGGTTGGGAAAATATACCCGCTTAAAACAAAAGAAAAAGATTTCCTGCAGCATTACGTGGAACACTACAATTGCATAGAGTTAAACGCTACGCATTATAAAATTTATGGTGCTGCCGGTATAGCAAAGTGGGCAGAAAAAGCAAAAGACAAGGACTTTCTCTTCTGCCCTAAAATGTACCAGGGCGTTACACACCGCGGAAGTTTAAAAGGCAAAGATTTTATAACATCAGAATTCTTTCGCGGTATCGTTGCCTTCGAAGACCACCTTGGGCCAATTTTTGTGCAGGTGAGCGATTCATTCAGCCCGAAGAGAAAAGCAGAATTGTTCGATTACCTCGCATCGCTGCCAACCGATCTGCAGTTCTTTCTTGAAGTACGACACCCTGACTGGTTTAGCGTTGACGCGATAAGGGAAGAACTCTTCGATAGGCTGCGTTCATTGAATATGGGTGCGGTTATCACCGATACAAGCGGCAGACGCGATTGCGCTCACATGCACCTCACCATTCCAAAAACGTTTATACGGTATGTTGGCAACAGTTTGCATCCCTCCGATTATACAAGAACCGATATGTGGATCGATCGCATGAAATACTGGCTGGATAAGGGTTTGGAAGAATTGTATTTCTTTATGCATATGCACGATGAAACTTATTCGCCGGAGTTAACCGTGTACCTCGTAGATAAATTAAATGCTGCCTGTAACCTGCAACTGCAAAAACCAGTGTTTATTAAAAACGATCAAAACCAGGTGCCACTTAAGAAACAGCAAAGCCTTTTTTGA